From a region of the Arachis ipaensis cultivar K30076 chromosome B09, Araip1.1, whole genome shotgun sequence genome:
- the LOC107616856 gene encoding protein NIM1-INTERACTING 1 — protein sequence MEHKKRGVVTNVHDDDDSGDEAKMEKFYSLLRRFRDARDRRKSELKEMEKHERNVKKMKTSNDDGINKKAKTTTTTTVEDSFELQDFTTEIEFRKPPSVFPNPVRCDTVTDARKEKKEQRQQDRPLDLKLAL from the coding sequence ATGGAACACAAAAAGAGAGGGGTAGTTACAAATGTTCATGACGACGATGATTCAGGAGATGAGGCCAAGATGGAGAAATTTTACTCTTTGCTGCGGAGATTCCGAGACGCTCGAGATCGACGAAAGAGCGAGTTGAAGGAGATGGAGAAGCACGAGAGGAACGTGAAAAAGATGAAGACCAGCAATGACGATGGTATTAATAAGAAGGCCAAGACGACGACTACTACTACTGTAGAGGATTCTTTTGAGCTGCAGGATTTTACTACTGAGATTGAATTCAGAAAGCCCCCTTCGGTTTTTCCCAACCCTGTTCGATGTGATACCGTTACCGACGccagaaaagagaagaaggaacaaCGCCAACAGGATCGTCCTCTTGACCTCAAACTGGCTCTCTAA